A stretch of the Mycobacterium sp. ITM-2016-00317 genome encodes the following:
- a CDS encoding zinc-binding dehydrogenase, with product MKAIVCMEGELSVREVKTPEPGPGQILIKVLRTGICGSDLHAAKDATELHSLMLESGYTTAILPHQEVILGHELLGEVVSYGPKTRGRWAAGTTVTALPILHTDAGMHLTGFDIHAAGGYAEYTLVEEALTFPVPDGVSPDRAAFTEPLTIARHAVRRSGISKKRPAVVIGCGPIGLATILMLKAAGVREVIASDLSPGRRKLAAQCGADVVVDPKVQSPWDALTITDPVNSTPELLAFALKMTKAVRRIPWLSVERALFGADQLGKSPSGPVVFECAGVPGMIDHIIANAPLRSLVTVVGMCTEVDTFRPAVALSKEIDLRFVFGYDPAEFSQTLGMIASGEVDPSPLHTATVGLDGVARAFNDLSDPEHHAKILIDPTR from the coding sequence ATGAAGGCCATCGTCTGCATGGAAGGCGAGCTCAGCGTTCGCGAGGTGAAGACACCCGAACCGGGTCCGGGCCAAATCCTGATCAAAGTACTGCGGACCGGAATCTGTGGATCGGATCTACACGCCGCCAAGGACGCCACCGAGTTGCACTCGTTGATGCTCGAGTCGGGTTATACGACGGCGATCCTTCCGCACCAGGAGGTCATTCTCGGCCACGAACTCCTCGGCGAGGTGGTGTCCTACGGCCCGAAGACCCGAGGCCGCTGGGCCGCCGGTACGACGGTGACAGCGCTGCCCATACTGCACACCGACGCCGGAATGCATCTGACGGGCTTCGACATTCACGCAGCGGGCGGCTATGCCGAATACACCCTCGTGGAGGAGGCGCTGACGTTCCCCGTTCCCGACGGCGTCTCGCCCGACAGAGCCGCGTTCACCGAGCCGCTCACCATCGCACGGCATGCCGTCCGCCGATCGGGAATCAGCAAGAAACGCCCCGCCGTCGTCATCGGCTGCGGCCCGATCGGCCTGGCAACGATCCTGATGCTCAAAGCCGCCGGTGTCAGGGAGGTCATCGCCTCCGACCTTTCGCCCGGGCGGCGCAAGCTCGCAGCGCAGTGCGGTGCCGACGTGGTCGTCGACCCCAAGGTTCAATCGCCCTGGGACGCTCTCACGATCACCGATCCGGTGAACTCGACGCCAGAGCTCCTCGCGTTCGCACTCAAGATGACCAAAGCCGTGCGCCGCATCCCGTGGCTATCGGTGGAGAGGGCGCTTTTCGGTGCCGATCAACTCGGGAAATCTCCCAGCGGCCCAGTGGTATTCGAATGTGCCGGCGTCCCCGGAATGATCGATCACATCATTGCCAATGCGCCACTACGCTCGCTGGTGACAGTGGTCGGCATGTGCACCGAAGTCGACACGTTCCGACCAGCTGTGGCCCTGAGCAAAGAGATCGACCTGCGCTTTGTCTTCGGTTACGACCCAGCGGAATTCAGTCAAACCCTCGGCATGATCGCCTCCGGTGAGGTCGACCCGTCACCCCTGCACACCGCGACGGTGGGCCTCGACGGCGTCGCACGGGCATTCAACGACCTCAGCGATCCCGAGCACCACGCCAAGATCCTCATCGATCCGACGCGGTGA